The sequence ACTgtgaatattcatttatttttccattaacatctttaacatgtttttgccactgaaaaagaataaagtagcattttttttatgttaagtGACAGATTTGCTGTTGGCTGATTCAGGTCAGTTTTgatctttaaatatttcagttaaCTGTTACTGATGTGTCGCCTGGCGGGTAGGATCTGTTATTTAAACCTTTTTGTAATTGCCTGGGTCTGAATTCCTGCCCTGGTGTCTGCAGGGAGGGACGGATCCGGTGCTGGAGCTGTGGATGAGGAGGACTTCATCCAGGCCTTTGAGGATGTTCCCACAGTGCAGGTGTGACAGATTGTTTCAGTCTGTCTGTTCTagtctgtgtctttttctttgcttcctaTTAtccatcctctcctctctctctgctcttcacCAGATCTACTCAAacagggaggtggaggaagcCATGACGAAGATTCGTGATGTGCTGTCAGATGATAAGAAGGACTGGGAGCTCAGAGTGGCAGCCGTAAGATGCCCTGGCTTTTCTCCTCTCGGTTTGTAGAATCAATAAGGTGAAAGTGTCTTTGGTGATCTCTCTTGTCctggtgctgcagctgaagAAGATGCGTTCGCTGCTCCTGGCCGGTGCGGCGGAGTTCGATGGGTTCCCGCAGCAGCTGCGTCTCATGGAGGCGGCGTTCAAACTGTCTGCCAAGGACCTCCGCTCTCAGGTGGTGAGGGAGGCCTGCATCACTCTGGGGTAAGGCCATCTGAAGGTCACTGCACTATAGTGACGTAATAGTAATAGTGATGATGATGGGTTTTATTCCGCTGCTTGTTCTTTACTGCACCCTACACTGATTTATAATGGTGTGactcctctgctctgctgtcacCAGCCACCTGTCGTCGGTGCTCGGCAGCCGGTTCGACCACGCGGCAGAGGCCATCATGCCGACCCTCCTCAACCTGGTCCCTAACAGTGCCAAAGTCATAGCCACCTCCGGCGTGGCCGCCATCCGCCTCATCCTCCGAGTACGTGGACAACAAACGTGATTTATTACTGAAGATTTCCAGTGATCAAGTTAAGATCAGTTCACATGAAGATTTGACACTGATTTCTCATATTTTGCAGCGCACACACTTCCCACGTCTCATCCCCATCATCACCAGCAACTGTACGTCCAAATCTGTGGCTGTCAGACGGTGAGcagtgttttagtttagtttatttctgtatttctttggttttgtttgcgTTTGTGTTGCTCTTCTCTTATTATTCTCATGTAATTTTCCAAGGGTTCTACACAGATTTGTAAAGTCAGggaacagtgaaaatgaaatgaagtggAGAAACGTGCGGACACTTGAGATTCTGTTCTGTTCTACAGACGCTGCTTTGAGTTCCtggacctgctgctgcaggagtgGCAGACGAGCTGTTTGGAGAGGTGAGAAAAGTTTATTGTGTTTGTCTAAGCCGATCCCAACGTTCTGCACCAGCTccctttatttctgttttacgTGTCCTCGGTGATGACACATGCACAGCAGGAGGCGTCAGAGCATGTGTGACCACACGAGAGAGAAGCCAGCTGATCTCTCAACATAACCATATAAACCCAGTGAACCCAGAGAAAACATGTCATTAAAATTAACAGTCGTCCTTCGAGTAAACCGTACAGACAGAATTTGTCTGAAGTGGCACGTTACCTTGTCAGGAAATGTGACCCTGGCTGGGTCAGGGTCTATCTCAGCAGTTTCCATGGTGATGCCAGAGGGGTCTCCGTCTGCCGCCAAAGGGCTCATTGTGTTTCCGCCTGgctgcttcctgctgctgccaccagGGAGAAACCTGAGTTGACCCCCCAGTACCAGGGGAGCTCTCTGGTTGCCATGGAGGAGCCAGTGTGGGGGTGCACAGAtcacacagcagcatcagcCAGTGACAGCAAATCAAGCGTTACAAGCATTGTGACAAAAATAATAGTTTTAGGGTCGTATCTGCACTTGTGCCTCTGgaatgatgaaatgaaaacatgtctcCTGATGACTGCAGACTTTAAAAGGGTCTCAGAGCAGACAGCTGGGAGCCACAACGTCAGCTTGGCAGGTTTTGCAAACAGCTGCGTCGTTTTGCTTTAAAAGCCCAAAGTTCACTGACTGCGGTCTGTACTGCAGAGCAGATGGCAGGTTTCTGAGTCTCACAGGAGCTCAGAGGTCAGTTCTGCAGCTAATGCTGTGTTCGTACCGTTTGGCACGATGGTAAAGTGGGCAATGATTAGCGTCAGTGTACGACTGCGGGTATATACTGTACACGCAGCACTAGAGTCAGAGCTTTTGGCAGATTTTTACAGACTTGTAGCATCGAATTGTTTGGCTCTGAAGCAGAAATACACCCATAcccacagagctgctgctcacaCAGTAAAACAGGGAGGAGTCGAGCAAAGCATTGTTATTAGTGCATTATTAATAACATCGCTGAGCTTGTTTGCATTACAGGTCTTAGATTTTCAAGGTCAGCTGGTGTTCACCTgtgccatcacacacacacacacacacaccaaaacttttttggttttcctgtctcaccttcGTAGACATGGAGCAGTTTTAATGGAGACTATAAAGAAGGGGATCCATGATGCAGACGCTGAGGCTCGCGCCGTGGCCAGGAAGTAAGTctcaccttttgttttttttttcactgctgaaCCATCGTGATGAACAATAAACCAAACTAAAACCTGTCAGCTACCACGCCCCTTTTTCTGCACAACACAAACCCAAATCAAAGTAGCTGCTATCTtcacattttaagggttatattgatgaccttggagtcgtttaaaggaaaagctttccagtttattatttcacgctgtaaaatatgaaatatgactccccttccCCTCGTAGCTTCGTCCAGTGTTGTCAAGGAAACTTACTGTAAGCATCCGGGGCCGTTTAAATCCCCCCTCCCCCTCGTCGGCCATACAGTGTGATTGGAAAGGCCTCATCACTGGCTACAagatacgtcagtcatcattgacaaacaatgtgactggctgattttactgcCATTAGAAGTTGTCCTGTTGCCCTGGGTGGGTATTGGTCTGACTCGTGACTCCAATTGGTTTTCGTACTTACTTACACTGTAAAACGTAAcaatggttttatggatttacgTCTTCTGGactaaaaacatggatgcactatgttccctggattctaacgaaAGAAATTATATGCAACACTTGATGTTTTCGTACATGTATGAACTGACGTTACAGGAGAGGTAAGGACTAGCGTTTTCCCAACATctgtactcttgttaaacattaagaaactgtagtcgctgtgagaattcaatcctaaattgctttataccctttgaatcgtgagactttctgttttcatatgaTAAatagtttgtcggactttattcaGATTTGTCAGACGATCTTTGGTAAtaaatctggaaatacaattttggtCCCAGGGCTGGGACCGGGGTAACTTACATTATGACTGTCTTATTAAATGTAGTCGTGTCACTGTTCATaaaagctgcagcaggggaGTAGGAAACCAACTCTGAGAAGTGTCCAAACTGTGACAGAGATGCAAGACGTGCACAAAATAAGCAGAATATGATCCACAAGGTCACATCTGACACAAAAGTCCTGACGGTTGGTTTTTGGCCCTCTTACTTGCTGTTGCAGGTGTTACTGGGGTTTCCACGGACACTTCAGCCGGGAGGCAGAGCATCTGTTCCAGGGCCTGGAGTCGTCTTATCAGAAAGCTCTGCAGGCCCACCTGAGGAGTGGAGACAGCCTGATGTCGCTGCCTGTCTCTGatcgctcctcctcctcctctcaggagAGCTTAAAGTGagactcctcctcctctctgattgATTTATGGGACAACTGGGAAACATTTTAGAagatttttaaaagattttattgGGCAACACTCCAGTACTTACAGTACCTGATGGTCATCAGGAGTCCTGGATCTGGACTAAAGCCTTGTGTTGGCAGAACACAGGGTTTTTCCATTTGGCTGATGTGATTCTTTGTTTCTTCACTTATTTTCTGCCCAGACAGAGAAAGGAAGCTCTGTGAGTGGTTTTCTTTTGCATTTGAATCAAGGTGGTTTTATATTtccctttttcactttttgtctcCTCAGTCGACCCCTGTCTGTAAAAAGCACCACTGGGAGCAGCACCACAAGATGTAAGGGGACTATTTTTTCATTGTTCGGTTGCTGCCGACGAGGTACAGGAgatactgaatgtgtgtgtgcttgcagcCAAAGGTGCCCACAGCTCCAGGACTCCTGCCGCAGCCTCCTCTCCAGGCTCCCTCCAGCGCTCTCGCAGCGATGTGGACGTCAACGCCGCGGCCACCGCCACGGCCCGCACCAGGATGCCCGCCGTGTCCTCTGCCGTGCGGTCGCCGACCTCGCCTTTCAGTTCGGCCTCTGCGCTTCCCCCCGGATCCTATGCCTCCCTGGGTGAGACAGACCGGtggatttttaattaaaaacgttcatttttttaaaaacactgcagaaacacttttctgtgtgtgcaggctgtttctaaagttttaaaatattgtgAGACATGTCGGTGCCAGTCAGATTTGCTGTATATCGCTGTTCCCCCACCCACTCACCTAATCTTAACCCCTGACCCCTAACCCTGTTGTCTCTCCTGGGCTCGCCCGCCTGTCAGACGGCTCTGTTAATGTGGACGgtaagctgtgtgtgttcaggggaATGGTGTGTGTTTCCCCCATCAGTACTGGTCGTCTGTGATGGAAGTGTCAGTGCATGGACTGTCGATGCATGGTGTACTGTTCCTCTTTAGGAAAGCTGCCAGTATCTGTGGTAATGGGGGCAGACGAGTGAATGGATCCTCCCACTGCTGAGTGTTAGTTATTTTGTCAAGTTGTCTGTCTGCACAACTAAATATACAGTAGGTGCAGAATCAGAGAAGCTGCTGGTTGGAAAGTGTTTGTCCTTTTGTAAATTCTCAGGTTTTCCTCAGTATTTAACACAAGGTCTGTCTCTGGAGCTGGTGGAGACGTTGCCGTTTGTACCGGAAAACTTCTTTCTTCCACTTTTAGGTTATTTTTGAGGCCGAAGTGTAGATGGCGAACAACTACAAACTGGTGTGTCATCTTTTATTGGATCGTCTCAGCATCTCTAATCACTTTAACTTTGTTTCTGTGGAATCAGGCCACAGTCAGTCAGAGGCGTCTTTCAACACTGATACCAGGTTGTTACCAGCGCGACAAATCAGAGCCTAGTTGTTGGTGTTTCCAGAACATCCAAGTATTTTCTAGAACTCGCCTTAATGATGTAGATGTTCCTGAGTCTTCACGCTGATGATTAAACCTGATGAGAATCTGTTGAATCTCTTGGACACCGGAGCATGTGGTTGACCTGACATCTGTGTCTCTATGTCGTGGTGTCTTTGTTCAAAGTACAGTTGCACGTTATTCACCATGTAGTCTGTCTAGATACAAAAAACGTGGTCAGGATTCCACTTCTGGTCTTTTTTGGATCAATGTGGAGTCTTGGGAGAAAAAACATCCATATACCTTGTAAGTTGTTACCTCTGTCccatgttgatgttttctgaaggatggaaaaaagaggagaagtTTTGTTTCAGACTGAGCGAGTTGTGTCATTCCTCTGTTTTCCATCTCTCACTGGTTTCATACCCTCAGTCGTGTTTCCCTCCTTATGGtctcagtttcagtttctgcATGACAGAAGTAGAACATAACGGCTTTGAAGCCTGCAGCAGTCCTTTGAAGGATTCGTCTCTCTCGCCCTGTTCCTCTCCAGGTCGGGTCCGAACCCGGAGGACGAGTTCAGGAAACAGTCCGTCGGTGACAGACAGCCGGGGTCGGAGCAGAGGCAAAGTCGTGTCGCAGTCTCAACGTGAGTAGCTGGTGGTTTTTCACACATTAGAACACGTCAGTCAGTACTAACATTGAATACCCAGAACTACATCTGAGGTTTGTTATTCTCTAGAATGTTTTCTACATTAACTTGTTTTTGTTGGAAGATTTTTTTGAGAGTGAAATAAAATACGTTTCAcactaaaagaaaaagagcaggtAAAGAACATCCACGTTAAtcctttcttctctgcttcagCCAGCAGCAGGTCGGGTTCTCCCGGCCGACTGCTGAGGATCCCCAGGCCAACGATGGGCACCGCCACCGCCAACAGCCCCGTCACCAGCCTGACCGACAACAGCCGGCCACGAGGTCACCGCAGCCAGGGCTGCAGCCGAGAGACCAGCCCCACCAGATCTGGCACGGGTAAAGAGCATGCTCAGTggaatttcaaaataatcagTCAAACTCTCGTATGTAAAACTGGAAAAAGCTACAGGAAAGGTTTAAAAGGTTCAGGCAGCAGCGACACATAACtgctgaaagataaattggcAAATAAGCTGAAGGTGAAAGGAAAAAAGTTCGTTTAAggtataaaaacacattaagtcACTGTGGATCAAATTTATTAAACGTGATTTGAAAGCTTGTCTTTTTTCTTGAGAGGGACTCGCACATATTTGCACCCACACCTCACAGGACGACAACACTCCCGGTTCTTATTCTCTCCCACTAATACTGTCCCTGTTGCCCCCGACTCTCCATCCTCTCTGCCTGACTAACTGTCTCTGCAGAGCTTCAGGTGTGTTGATGTCTGGCTGTGTGTGCTACAAGCTAAACTGTCCCCCTGCGccgctctctgtctgtctgcctgtctgtctctgcctcgcCTCTTCAGCCCGCAGTCGAATCCCTCGACCCAGCATGAGTCAGGGCTGCAGCCGCGAAACCAGTCGCGAGAGCAGCCGTGACACCAGCCCTGCCAGGGGTTTCTCCCCCCTGGGTGAGTATGGTACTGCAGACCTGCACAgacctcctctctctccacacCAGCCCTCATACAGAGGAGTTAACACCATCTGGAAACTTAgtacagagagaaataaagtcGTTTACAGTTTGGGAAGTGCAGAGAATGGCTTGAAACACATTCCGACAACACCTAAGAACACCAGTATCATTGTAACATGAACATTTTACGACTCGGTTCTCTTCTTACACTGCACATCTGTCCACACCTGTTTTCCTGCCTGATTCTCTGCATGTTCTGTATTTAAATGTCCAGATTCTTGTCTGTTCTATCCTGTGAATCTTCTGGTTAAATTTGCAGCTGATGCAAAAACACTTATTTACATCGCACACGCCATAATGATCACAAACCAGCTCTCGTCTCTTTAGCGTCCTCTTTTTCTCCTGGTCTCCTCTAACTTTCCGTCCTTCTGCAGCGACTCGGCGTCACTCCCGTTCGACCAGCGCCCTGTCCTCGGCAGAGTGCTACTCAGGTGATCATGAGGAACCAGGTTCACGCTGTTAGCCAGATACACAAACAGATCACATCATATTCCATGTTCACCTCTGTGGCTAGCTGACCTATCCTGCTTTACGAAGCCTCACTGGGAAATAATCATCACACTGTTAATCCTAAATGTCAGCTACCACAGACATGGCTGGTCACATAAAACCTCCCATCTTGTTTCCCACTGTGGTTCACATGAAGCACTGCACTTCATTCACCTGCAGGGGGCGACACTAAAGCTCCAAACAGTCTCCACAGTGGCAGAAATGCTGCTTGTTGATGTAAAACTGCTACTtcagtttctgtattttgtttgtggttCTGCTGTTTTTAGCATCTCAGTTAGACAGAGTTGACTCACGTGGCCTTTTTTTGCACTTTTGATGGTGAAtatgctgttttatatttatttgctttGATTTTTCATTGTCAAACTCTGTGTTGCTCTTTTGGTAAAAACAGTCTCTGCTAATTGCTTTGGGTTGAGAGTTGTATAAATCAGTCATGTTGCTCCCCAACATTGTCGCTCCTGATGAATtggacattttaaatgcatgaaATTAATTCCATCTCACTCAGCTGGAGCTGACTCACCTAAACAGGACCACGACACTCTTCACTCCAGTAAATCTGTTAATCAGTCGTGACtgtaaagaaaataattcaTTGCTGTTCAGAAGTGAAGAAAGTGCTGGTCCTCTTTACtgagttttatttgatttgaagcAGCTGTTAGCAAACTGCACAGTGAGAGCTTTATCTGGATCTGCTAACGTGGGTTTGGTCTGTCCTCGTTCAGATCGGCTCTCCCATCAGGCTCGGATCTCAGCCTCCGTCAACGCCATGAGAATCCTCAACACCGGTACAGAGGTCGAGGCTGCTGTGGCCGATGCTCTGGTAagaatttataataataaaaacaatgaaaatgatgGATTTGTTGGTTGTACGTTCCTGCAGTAATGTTCTTctgtgctctttttttctggGTGTTGTTAATTTCAGCTCTTAGGAGACTCGAGGAGTAAGGTACAAATGAATCTGCCTCAGAGCTCATTCATCCACTCAGTGCATGCAGAGCATGAGCTTTACACACTGACgtaacattttaaacatggaCATGACAAAGAGCGAGCGGGTTGGGACgcagtgctgctgcagatggTCTAACATGGAGCTGAGAGCAGATTCCCAGTGTCACAGCTCTCACCAGTTTGGTGCAAGCTGCTGGTTGTAACACGTTTGGCTGAAGCGAAGCATCAGCGCTTCCATCCAGCAGTGCACACCACATAATCCTAAACCTGCACGTGTCCTATGCTGTAGCTGCATGGCTTGGCCTTCTCAGAGCAGACTGGACTTCTGTAAACCCTcttaacatttctttttttttttctttttttactcaGCGGAGACCTGCACGGCGGCGTTTCGAGTCTCCTGGTATGTACTCGGATGACGACGCCAACAGCGACGCCTCCAGCGCCTGCTCAGAGCGCTCGTTCAGCTCACGCAACGGCGGCGTGGCGCCTCACTACCTGCGTCAGACAGAGGACGTGGCGGAGGTGTTGAACCACTGTGCCAGCGCCAACTGGtctgagaggaaggagggaCTGCTGGGCCTGCAAAACCTGCTGAAGAGCCAGAGGATGCTCAGGTGACTGTGTGACTTTGGCTTGTTCCTTTAAAACAAAGGCGACGTCAGTTTTGGTAAGATTTACTCAGTTTCCTCAGGTCGTCCTTTTAAACTGCTGCCTGTTTTTCACAGCCGTGTGGAGCTGAAGAGGCTTTGTGAGATCTTCACCAGGATGTTTGCAGACCCTCACAGCAAGGTGAGATCCTGTGCAGCTGCACCTCTGCAGCACTGAGCATGTGCCAAAAGGCCCAGTGGAAACTAACACCAGGCACCAGCCAGTTGTTCACCCAGCCCTGCAGTCTGGGCCGTTAGCTGCCTGACAGGGCCGCTTCCCTGTGGACACTGAACCTGAGTTGATCTTAAGAGCTGCAGCACAATAATCAGTTGAACAGGATGCATTGATTGTCAGTGTAGTGACTGCAGGTGGTCTTCAGAGTAAACGATGTCAGTGCTCACATGTCAGAACTAactgcaggacaaactaacagaatgtgttttttgttgcatGCCTCCTCTGCCTGCTGGGGACTCTAACACACACCAGAGAGTAAGTGTTTACTCACCTTCAGATCTGCTGCTCACTGTCCTGTCACATTTCAGCACATCTGGAACAAACACTGGAACACAAACTGTCAAGAACCGAATCCATCGTTCTTTCCTTCCGTgtttccttcctctctgtccttcCTTTCTTTTATGTTCCTgctgcctctcctctcctcctcatcccttcctcttcctctcaggTCTTCAGCATGTTTCTGGAGACTCTGGTGGATTTCATCACGCTGCACAGGGACGACCTGCAGGACTGGCTTTTTGTCCTGCTCACCCAGCTGCTGAAGAAGATGGGGGCCGACCTGCTGGGCTCCGTCCAGGCCAAAGTCCAGAAGGCCCTGGACATCACCAGGTGAGTGGCACTGATGAAACCTTTAATCAAAtgatttcactgtcactgtctgcTTCTTTCCTTTGCTGAATTATTTATGACATACCAGACAAGTAACAAATGATCTTTGTGATAATTAGTTTTCTATTTTTGCCCGTCTTCTTGTAGAGAGTCGTTCCCGTATGAGCAGCAGTTCAACATCCTGATGCGTTTCATCGTGGATCAGACACAGACGCCCAACCTGAAGGTGAAGGTGGCCATCCTGCGCTACATCGAGGCGCTGGCTCGCCAGATGGACCCGGCCGACTTCGTCAACTCCAGCGAGACACGTCTCGCCGTCTCACGCATCATCACCTGGACCACTGAGCCCAAGAGCTCCGACGTCCGTAAGGTGGGACAGTGTGGAGTTTCACACCTCCCGCTTTCCCAGAGCATTTCAGTTCTCCTTTGTTTCAACTTTTGTTTTCActacttcatttttttcccccccccaATCGCCATTTCTCACCCACCAACCACCCCAGACCCTTCATAACTGGGCAGGGGAGGATTTCTCAGGCCGAGCGAGCACCGTGGCCTCTCTGCCTGGGGAGGGCAACCTGGAGGAGAGGTGCAAGCAGGTAGAATCTCCAGCAAGCAGCATGAGCAGAGTTTATAACCTCCTGTAACCCAGGCAGACGCACTGAGAGCAGCTTGTTAACACTAACTCCTCCGAGGCCGATTTCAGCTGTGTCATGTCTCAAACTGCTTCATATTCAGTGAACTGACGGCAGGTAAACAGGAGCACGGACAGTAGATGTTTCTGTGAACTTGGTCGGCGTTTTTGAGAATAACTGCTGCAAACATAACCTCTGGGTTCCGCATGAAGTTTTCCAGTTTGCCTTTAACTTTTAACTgtaacttttttgatttgtgcTGAGATGGACAGGCTGCATGTTCACAGATTACCATTAACGTCCATATTTACCTCCAAGGCCAGATGTCAGAAATTTTCACTCATCCTCTTTCTGCTCGGACCAGAGGAAGAACTGGGCTGACCCAGTTATAACTTGGACCAGATTACCTAAAGTCACTGGTCACTCCATAAACAAAGTCCTGTTGACAGAGGTCACAGTTCATCAGCTCATGGCAGCAGCAGGGCCCAGTCCAGTGCTGTGTACTGGGTGCAGGAGGAGAGTGTGGTAATaaatcatgttttctgtgtgtgtgtgtgtgtgtgtgtgtgtgtgtgtgtgcgtgcaggcAGCCCAGGTGGTGCTGATCGCCCTGTTTGAGCTCAACACACCGGAGTTCACCATGCTGCTGGGAGCTCTGCCCAAAACCTTCCAGGACGGGACCACCAAGCTGCTGCACAACCACCTGAGGAACGCCAGCGCTAACAGCTGCATTGGcatggtaacacacacacacacacacacacacacacacattgaaaacaAGGCATTTGGTAACTTATGGTGGACATTTCTAGACAAATTGagcataataataaataaagtaattgTTGTTTGCAGTCCTAAAACAATTAATTTCTGCTGTGATAACAACCACCTGTAGATGTGTTGTCCTCTGCAGATgatttccagatgttttggTGGTGTGAGTGAAGccagctgtgtgttttcacatcCGCAGGCATCTCCCAGTAACTCGGCAAGTCGGACGCCTCCTCGACAGcccagcagccgcagcagcccgCTGACCTCGCCCACCAACTGCTCCCAGGGAGGCCTTTCTCCCAGGTCGGTCACCGTGTGGTCCCTGTCCCACCTGGACTCCACAGTCCACTTACGGTGCAGGCAGCTGCTGTTCTAAAGTTTCATGGGAACATTCAAACGCCTTTTCCTCCACACCAGAACCGTTTAATTTTATCTCCACTGATAAAATGCTGCCATTTTCAACTCATCCCTGCACATTTTCACCTTGAAACCAGAATCCTGGGCCTTTTTACAGCAAAGTGTAGAATTTA is a genomic window of Mastacembelus armatus chromosome 2, fMasArm1.2, whole genome shotgun sequence containing:
- the LOC113127175 gene encoding CLIP-associating protein 1-A-like isoform X1 is translated as MEEEEVSVEHLLEQVMQRDLGKRLQVGQEVVDLILDEEKSPELEQDQTTLDRMVDGVASSWVNSSNFKVVLLGMEILSALVSRLQERFRTQVGTVLPSLIDRLGDAKDQVRDQDQALLLKIMDQAANPQYVWERMVGGFKHKNNRTREGLCLCLISTLNVFGSQSLTLSKIVPHICNLLGDPTSQVRDGAMNCLVEIYRHVGERVRMDLGKKGLPQSRLNVIFSKFDEVQRSGNMVLSPVSDKNFEDDDSVDGGRSLSSSKGASLSGRKPVSMGSFRRPGSASGTKSAGRDGSGAGAVDEEDFIQAFEDVPTVQIYSNREVEEAMTKIRDVLSDDKKDWELRVAALKKMRSLLLAGAAEFDGFPQQLRLMEAAFKLSAKDLRSQVVREACITLGHLSSVLGSRFDHAAEAIMPTLLNLVPNSAKVIATSGVAAIRLILRRTHFPRLIPIITSNCTSKSVAVRRRCFEFLDLLLQEWQTSCLERHGAVLMETIKKGIHDADAEARAVARKCYWGFHGHFSREAEHLFQGLESSYQKALQAHLRSGDSLMSLPVSDRSSSSSQESLNRPLSVKSTTGSSTTRSKGAHSSRTPAAASSPGSLQRSRSDVDVNAAATATARTRMPAVSSAVRSPTSPFSSASALPPGSYASLGRVRTRRTSSGNSPSVTDSRGRSRGKVVSQSQPSSRSGSPGRLLRIPRPTMGTATANSPVTSLTDNSRPRGHRSQGCSRETSPTRSGTDRLSHQARISASVNAMRILNTGTEVEAAVADALLLGDSRSKRRPARRRFESPGMYSDDDANSDASSACSERSFSSRNGGVAPHYLRQTEDVAEVLNHCASANWSERKEGLLGLQNLLKSQRMLSRVELKRLCEIFTRMFADPHSKRVFSMFLETLVDFITLHRDDLQDWLFVLLTQLLKKMGADLLGSVQAKVQKALDITRESFPYEQQFNILMRFIVDQTQTPNLKVKVAILRYIEALARQMDPADFVNSSETRLAVSRIITWTTEPKSSDVRKTLHNWAGEDFSGRASTVASLPGEGNLEERCKQAAQVVLIALFELNTPEFTMLLGALPKTFQDGTTKLLHNHLRNASANSCIGMASPSNSASRTPPRQPSSRSSPLTSPTNCSQGGLSPSRLWGWSADGLSKFPPPPSFPSPPPPPTAHSSGKALRRAYSPSMLEYDSENLNSEEIYSSLRGVTEAIQNFSFRSQEDLLEPLRRDSKRDGTLGVGASSDSDPRLGGDVVESGRTALDNKTSLLNTPSSRSFAGPRFREYNPYNYTDSIGALDKAALKEALYEDAVEQLRDAGRRQECVENKIMNLKSFPAGPEEQLELVRDLLKDLSLGQAGERSPEERRGTLVELLKVAREDSSVVWEEHFKTMLLLLLEMLGDKDHTIRALALRVLKEILRNQPARFKNYAELTIMKTLEAHKDSHKEVVRAAEEAASTLAGSIHPEQCIKVLCPIVQTADYPINLAAIKMQTRAIERISKEPLHQLLPDVIPGLLQGYDNTESSVRKASVFCLVAIYSVIGEELKPYLAQLTGSKMKLLNLYIKRAQTSTSNSSSSSDISSY
- the LOC113127175 gene encoding CLIP-associating protein 1-A-like isoform X2; protein product: MEEEEVSVEHLLEQVMQRDLGKRLQVGQEVVDLILDEEKSPELEQDQTTLDRMVDGVASSWVNSSNFKVVLLGMEILSALVSRLQERFRTQVGTVLPSLIDRLGDAKDQVRDQDQALLLKIMDQAANPQYVWERMVGGFKHKNNRTREGLCLCLISTLNVFGSQSLTLSKIVPHICNLLGDPTSQVRDGAMNCLVEIYRHVGERVRMDLGKKGLPQSRLNVIFSKFDEVQRSGNMVLSPVSDKNFEDDDSVDGGRSLSSSKGASLSGRKPVSMGSFRRPGSASGTKSAGRDGSGAGAVDEEDFIQAFEDVPTVQIYSNREVEEAMTKIRDVLSDDKKDWELRVAALKKMRSLLLAGAAEFDGFPQQLRLMEAAFKLSAKDLRSQVVREACITLGHLSSVLGSRFDHAAEAIMPTLLNLVPNSAKVIATSGVAAIRLILRRTHFPRLIPIITSNCTSKSVAVRRRCFEFLDLLLQEWQTSCLERHGAVLMETIKKGIHDADAEARAVARKCYWGFHGHFSREAEHLFQGLESSYQKALQAHLRSGDSLMSLPVSDRSSSSSQESLNRPLSVKSTTGSSTTRSKGAHSSRTPAAASSPGSLQRSRSDVDVNAAATATARTRMPAVSSAVRSPTSPFSSASALPPGSYASLGRVRTRRTSSGNSPSVTDSRGRSRGKVVSQSQPSSRSGSPGRLLRIPRPTMGTATANSPVTSLTDNSRPRGHRSQGCSRETSPTRSGTDRLSHQARISASVNAMRILNTGTEVEAAVADALLLGDSRSKRRPARRRFESPGMYSDDDANSDASSACSERSFSSRNGGVAPHYLRQTEDVAEVLNHCASANWSERKEGLLGLQNLLKSQRMLSRVELKRLCEIFTRMFADPHSKRVFSMFLETLVDFITLHRDDLQDWLFVLLTQLLKKMGADLLGSVQAKVQKALDITRESFPYEQQFNILMRFIVDQTQTPNLKVKVAILRYIEALARQMDPADFVNSSETRLAVSRIITWTTEPKSSDVRKTLHNWAGEDFSGRASTVASLPGEGNLEERCKQAAQVVLIALFELNTPEFTMLLGALPKTFQDGTTKLLHNHLRNASANSCIGMASPSNSASRTPPRQPSSRSSPLTSPTNCSQGGLSPSRLWGWSADGLSKFPPPPSFPSPPPPPTAHSSGKALRRAYSPSMLEYDSENLNSEEIYSSLRGVTEAIQNFSFRSQEDLLEPLRRDSKRDGTLGVGASSDSDPRLGGDVVESGRTALDNKTSLLNTPSSRSFAGPRFREYNPYNYTDSIGALDKAALKEALYEDAVEQLRDGRRQECVENKIMNLKSFPAGPEEQLELVRDLLKDLSLGQAGERSPEERRGTLVELLKVAREDSSVVWEEHFKTMLLLLLEMLGDKDHTIRALALRVLKEILRNQPARFKNYAELTIMKTLEAHKDSHKEVVRAAEEAASTLAGSIHPEQCIKVLCPIVQTADYPINLAAIKMQTRAIERISKEPLHQLLPDVIPGLLQGYDNTESSVRKASVFCLVAIYSVIGEELKPYLAQLTGSKMKLLNLYIKRAQTSTSNSSSSSDISSY